A window from Centropristis striata isolate RG_2023a ecotype Rhode Island chromosome 2, C.striata_1.0, whole genome shotgun sequence encodes these proteins:
- the LOC131986379 gene encoding E3 ubiquitin-protein ligase TRIM50-like yields MERRQSLEDQLRCPVCLDVFSEPLMLRCGHSYCRCCVRSMTMDLLGQLQCPVCRCSVDGDSPPPNVSLARIIEVLQEVSVSGGAQPESCPQHHNPLSLYCEDERMVICGLCGSIGAHRGHKITPVGSVYSRMKEDISCLMTDFQQQKRKLEDQICKMTYNKSRIINESDVLKWVVRKEFGELRRCLEVEEAGFMQQVETSAAVLISSLQNQTDQLNLNLTRLQEAQNTLQDLSNEEHLDFIMKYGSIAPRFREIQELQQKEERIFSSLNFKTGFNHNDIKLTVWKRLQRKVLPAPEPLKLDPQTAHPMLELHPGHTMVGCGALLRRLPDNPERFSYSYCVLANRGFSSGKHYWEVEVGNKPKWRLGLIKGTTNRKAKLVKNPESGVWLIGLKDRVYEAFTSPRVVLPLLCPPRRVGIFLDYEGRLLTFYNSDSPDELGLLYSFRLEVQGKVYPLLDVCWHDRGDNKQPLVLPQPHRELLLPLPQPQKHDKCIGSETQQA; encoded by the exons ATGGAGCGTCGTCAGAGTCTGGAGGATCAGCTGAGGTGTCCTGTCTGTTTGGACGTCTTCAGTGAACCACTGATGTTGCGGTGTGGACATTCCTACTGCAG GTGTTGTGTGCGTTCCATGACAATGGACCTGCTTGGTCAGCTGCAGTGTCCCGTGTGTCGCTGTTCTGTAGACGGAGACAGTCCTCCTCCCAATGTCAGTCTGGCTCGAATCATTGAAGTCCTGCAG GAAGTGAGTGTTTCAGGTGGAGCTCAGCCAGAGTCGTGTCCCCAGCACCACAATCCACTCAGCCTTTACTGTGAGGATGAACGGATGGTCATCTGTGGCCTGTGTGGAAGTATCGGTGCACACCgtggacacaaaatcacacctGTGGGATCTGTCTACAGCCGCATGAAG gagGACATTTCCTGTCTGATGACAGACTTTCAGCAGCAGAAACGTAAACTGGAGGACCAGATCTGTAAAATGACATACAACAAATCCAGGATCATT AATGAGTCTGATGTGCTGAAGTGGGTTGTGAGGAAGGAGTTTGGTGAACTGCGGCGCTGcctggaggtggaggaggcggGATTCATGCAGCAGGTGGAGACGTCAGCCGCCGTCCTCATCTCGTCCCTCCAGAACCAGACAGACCAGTTAAACCTGAACCTGACTCGGCTGCAGGAGGCCCAGAACACCCTGCAGGACCTCAGCAATGAGGAACACCTGGACTTCATCATG AAGTATGGATCGATCGCTCCGAG gTTCAGAGAGATTCaagagctgcagcagaaagaggagagaatCTTCAGCTCCCTGAACTTTAAAACTGGTTTCAACCACAATGACATTAAACTCACTGTGTGGAAGAGATTACAGCGAAAGGTCCTGCCAG CACCAGAGCCTTTGAAGCTGGATCCCCAGACTGCTCACCCGATGCTGGAGCTTCATCCTGGGCATACGATGGTTGGATGTGGGGCGCTGCTGCGGAGgcttcctgataatccagagaggtTCAGTTACAGTTACTGTGTCCTGGCCAACCGAGGCTTCTCCTCTGGGAAACACTACTGGGAG GTGGAGGTCGGTAACAAACCTAAATGGCGTCTGGGTTTGATCAAAGGGACGACCAATCGTAAGGCTAAGCTGGTGAAGAACCCAGAGAGTGGAGTGTGGTTGATTGGACTGAAGGACAGGGTTTATGAAGCCTTCACTTCACCCAGGGTGGTCCTACCACTGTTGTGTCCCCCCCGCCGGGTGGGAATCTTCCTGGACTACGAGGGCAGACTTCTGACGTTCTATAACAGCGACAGTCCGGATGAGCTGGGCCTCTTGTACAGCTTCAGGCTGGAGGTTCAGGGTAAAGTCTACCCCCTGCTGGATGTCTGCTGGCATGACCGAGGAGACAACAAACAGCCCCTGGTCCTCCCACAGCCTCACAGGGAGCTCCTGTTGCCCCTCCCCCAGCCACAGAAACATGACAAGTGTATTGGCTCAGAAACACAACAAGCTTGA